A window from Cyanobacteriota bacterium encodes these proteins:
- the gmk gene encoding guanylate kinase: protein MSESKSSQNNLIIFTGPSGVGKGTIVKQLFSEIKNIKFSISCTTREMRPGEKDGVNYFFKSRDEFEAMIAAGDFLEYAEFVGNLYGTPRSFVVDTLDSGNDVFLEIEVQGAIQVMKKCPEALTIFLIPPSLEELERRLRKRGTEPEEVLQKRLEKAKEEMKFTGQFKFTVVNDDVDIAVRKLKALILGARV, encoded by the coding sequence AATAACCTAATTATTTTTACAGGACCTTCTGGAGTTGGTAAGGGCACTATCGTTAAGCAGTTATTTTCCGAAATCAAAAATATTAAGTTCTCTATAAGCTGTACCACTAGAGAGATGCGTCCTGGTGAAAAAGATGGAGTGAATTATTTTTTTAAATCACGTGATGAGTTTGAAGCGATGATTGCAGCTGGTGATTTTTTGGAATATGCTGAGTTTGTTGGTAATCTTTATGGCACACCGCGCTCTTTTGTTGTTGATACACTTGATTCGGGGAATGATGTTTTTTTGGAGATAGAAGTGCAGGGTGCTATTCAAGTAATGAAAAAATGTCCAGAGGCTTTGACTATCTTTTTGATTCCACCTTCTCTTGAAGAATTGGAACGCCGCCTGCGCAAGCGTGGTACTGAGCCAGAAGAAGTTTTGCAAAAACGTCTTGAAAAAGCCAAAGAAGAAATGAAATTCACTGGGCAGTTTAAATTCACTGTTGTTAATGATGATGTTGATATTGCAGTGAGGAAGTTGAAGGCGTTGATTTTGGGGGCTAGGGTTTAG